Proteins from a genomic interval of Debaryomyces hansenii CBS767 chromosome E complete sequence:
- a CDS encoding DEHA2E21736p (similar to uniprot|Q7SHR7 Neurospora crassa NCU02547 Predicted protein) yields MISPKFASTHYYHSARTLASGKSFTPHVVNLYLDYNCPFSAKLFLKLKPQVIPQLQELHPNKFQFVFVNVVQPWHTNSNLLHEFSLVVAKLLRGNLEKDIDSNTLFWDVSEVLFENKELFYDTANVNLNRNEIYQQISDLVFEKLSLPFSKDDVLKELTIQSETEKEKQSNSGNGATVDLKYFTKYLRNVGVHVTPTISINNIVNDSVSSGDEIENLIKTFESQLE; encoded by the coding sequence atgatatctCCTAAGTTTGCGTCAACCCATTATTATCACTCAGCTCGTACATTAGCTAGTGGTAAATCTTTCACCCCACACGTTGTTAATTTGTATTTGGATTACAATTGTCCTTTCAGTgctaaattatttttgaagttaAAGCCACAGGTTATCCCTCAATTACAAGAATTACATCCTAACAAGTTTCAATTTGTCTTCGTCAACGTTGTGCAACCATGGCATACTAATTCTAATCTTCTTCATGAATTCTCATTAGTTGTGgcaaaattattgagaGGAAACTTAGAAAAAGACATTGATAGCAACACGCTATTCTGGGATGTCTCTGAAGtactttttgaaaataaggaGTTATTCTATGATACTGCTAATGTTAATTTAAACCgtaatgaaatttatcaacaaatttccGATTTAGTATTTGAGAAATTGTCATTACCATTTTCAAAGGATGATGtgttgaaagaattgacGATTCAGAGTGAGacagaaaaagaaaagcaaAGCAATTCAGGCAATGGGGCTACTGTTGATTTGAAGTATTTTACTAAATACTTGAGAAACGTTGGTGTTCATGTAACTCCTACAATAAGTATTAACAATATAGTTAATGATTCGGTTTCAAGTGGAGATGAAATCGAGAATCTCATTAAGACATTTGAAAGTCAATTAGAGTAA
- a CDS encoding DEHA2E21780p (similar to uniprot|P32644 Saccharomyces cerevisiae YER176W ECM32 DNA dependent ATPase/DNA helicase belonging to the Dna2p- and Nam7p-like family of helicases that is involved in modulating translation termination), which translates to MKQNDFDSSIYPDNSKIMVLFTCTTCSTSQDEVEMSKHLSTTRHKRVIFDSLNEVIECEECEDSNIHQLSLLRFGLSDMALLCQLCLSKDEKPSTQYSLSNGSLLKKLDQYYKFRDIECQLCSSDDRLYVGNNKSNDAQLIVCQKCLPEVSDNQINFVSENDDKFLYEFLGIKEFVPPSKSRKDKGRSRKIGRKGGKKGDDISTRPNGKPVSKDAEERKAHFFNSKANSVAIKSGKTIFAVGSNGTSPSPSKSNSRASTPRSTTPVQSKSKQISSKDKNSARKNPVIKDTKTIGNKSKDKPPSVKKTVNDSSPNVISRKPNHSKNAEDRNYSSKPNNSSKKLEDKKEVKVQKTDKATNRKFSEIKKPNKKATDMNKTEDVKADKNSVKKPVRKNEKLKSGDNTDEMKVPKDNNNNGKQKSNEKAIPHKLDSKKSDNKKTKVNDKKPTSTNDKKKPNTNNQPKEEQLIVPSNIVKYEPSVEPKLTYESMLSYFQEMSYNLFLEEKMSMHSNNNSYLEPDEMSIEWYADQDKKHKQFKLNILLTDEIMNRFISKKMQSLKKSPFSLSQSVFLILGDEIPWYGQIVTSDTKSATKGRRGGLKVLEIVIELYKWNTQPLPHTVNVKWLKILPVSIPVSRVFIAMSRIENPKFINMILGKEPIKQIVFKNYLKFTKDTFNDSQKVAIQSVLNNSITVLQGPPGSGKTSTIYEIILQLLDNLNTFPILVVAASNIAIDNIAEKLLEKHGRSILRIVSNEKEREYNREHPLASICLHHKVYDALPMAMKQTIDDMRRFNGPKVSQNQYKKLLTKQIELSDIFIAQAKVIFTTTVVAGGNQLKSVKKLPVVIMDEATQSSEPTTLIPLSVPGVQKFVFVGDQKQLSSFSQVPNLSLSLFERVLLNGTYRTPHMLDTQYRMHPMISEFPRNRFYGSLLKDGITAEDRILEGIPSNPVYFWDTCGTAQEERVRINFREDRGYTYSNRSEISYITKVVLNLIYDKGIPKSEIGIITPYRGQRDLISSILVKNDLINPEKNDILVEVDRDDIYNESKPVTIHTVSEIMIASIDAFQGREKNFLIMSCVRSNKESNIGFLGDERRLNVALTRAKYGLIIIGDVQCLREGNPLWREYLEHLQGHDSIHKDDEFLY; encoded by the coding sequence ATGAAACAAAACGACTTCGATTCAAGTATTTATCCAGACAACCTGAAGATAATGGTTCTATTTACATGTACTACGTGTTCTACTTCTCaagatgaagttgaaatGTCTAAGCATTTATCTACAACAAGACATAAAAGAGTAATATTTGACTCTTTAAATGAAGTCATCGAATGTGAAGAATGTGAAGATTCCAATATCCATCAATTGCTGCTCTTAAGGTTCGGTTTATCAGATATGGCACTTTTATGCCAGCTTTGTCTCTCTAAAGATGAAAAACCTTCTACACAATATTCGCTATCAAATGGATCTCTTTTGAAAAAACTTGATCAATACTATAAATTTAGAGATATCGAATGTCAGCTTTGCCTGTCAGATGACAGGTTATACGTGggtaataataaatctaatgATGCCCAGCTTATAGTATGCCAGAAGTGCTTGCCAGAAGTATCAGATAATCAGATCAATTTTGTTAGCGAAAATGACGATAAGTTTCTTTATGAATTTCTaggaattaaagaatttgttCCTCCatccaaatcaagaaaagatAAGGGTCGTTCAAGAAAGATTGGTAGAAAAGGAGGAAAAAAGGGTGATGATATTTCCACTAGACCAAATGGAAAGCCGGTATCTAAAGATgcagaagaaagaaaggcccatttcttcaattctaaaGCTAATTCAGTAGCTATAAAATCTGGTAAGACTATTTTTGCTGTTGGATCTAATGGTACTAGTCCTTCTCCTtctaaatcaaattctaGAGCATCTACTCCGAGATCAACGACACCAGTccaatcaaaatcaaaacagATCTCTTCAAAAGACAAAAACTCTGCTAGGAAGAATCCTGTCATAAAGGATACGAAAACGATTGGTAACAAATCTAAAGATAAACCGCCAAGTGTTAAAAAGACCGTCAATGATCTGTCTCCGAACGTGATATCAAGAAAGCCAAATCATTCAAAGAATGCTGAAGATCGTAACTATTCGTCAAAGCCAAAcaattcttccaaaaaacttgaagataaaaaagaaGTAAAAGTTCAGAAAACTGACAAAGCTACAAACAGAAAATTTTCTGAAATTAAGAAACCTAATAAAAAGGCTACAGATATGAACAAAACTGAAGATGTAAAAGCTGATAAGAATTCCGTGAAAAAGCCAGTCAGAAAGAATGAAAAGTTAAAGAGTGGTGACAATACCGATGAAATGAAGGTGCCAaaggataataataataatggtaaacaaaaatcaaatgaaaaagcCATTCCCCATAAATTGGATTCTAAGAAATCAGATAACAAGAAAACTAAAGTAAATGATAAAAAGCCCACATCAACCaatgataaaaagaaaCCAAATACAAATAACCAGCCCAAGGAAGAGCAGCTAATAGTCCCTTCAAACATTGTAAAATATGAGCCATCCGTAGAGCCAAAATTGACGTATGAATCCATGCTCTcctattttcaagaaatgtCATACAATTTGTttttagaagaaaaaatgaGTATGcattccaataataactCATACCTTGAACCAGATGAAATGTCCATTGAATGGTATGCAGATCAGGATAAGAAACACAAGCAATTTAAACTAAATATCTTATTAACTGATGAAATAATGAATCgatttatttcaaagaaaatgcAATCTCTCAAGAAATCGCCATTTTCTTTGAGTCAATCTGTGTTTTTAATTTTGGGTGACGAAATTCCATGGTATGGTCAAATTGTTACCTCAGATACCAAAAGTGCTACTAAGGGACGTCGTGGTGGTCTTAAGGTTTTAGAAAttgttattgaattatataaatgGAACACCCAACCGTTACCGCATACTGTGAACGTCAAATGGTTAAAAATCTTACCTGTTTCTATTCCAGTTAGTAGAGTATTTATTGCCATGTCAAGAATTGAGAATCCAAAGTTCATTAACATGATTCTTGGTAAAGAACCAATCAAGCAGATCGTGTttaagaattatttaaagttTACTAAAGATACATTCAATGATTCTCAAAAGGTTGCCATTCAATCtgtattaaataattctatcaCTGTGCTACAAGGTCCTCCAGGAAGTGGTAAAACTTCCACAATTTACGAGATTATATTGCAATTGTTGGACAATTTGAATACTTTTCCTATTTTAGTAGTTGCGGCCTCTAATATTgcaattgataatattgcGGAAAAGTTGCTTGAAAAGCATGGTAGATCAATTTTAAGAATTGTTTcgaatgaaaaagaaagagagTATAATAGAGAACATCCATTGGCTTCCATTTGTTTACATCACAAAGTTTATGACGCTCTACCAATGGCAATGAAACAGACTATAGATGATATGAGAAGATTCAATGGACCTAAAGTTAGTCAAAACCAATATAAAAAACTATTAACTAAGCAAATTGAACTTAGTGATATTTTTATAGCTCAAGCAAAAGTCATATTCACAACAACTGTTGTCGCAGGTGGtaatcaattaaaatcTGTTAAAAAGTTGCCTGTTGTTATTATGGATGAAGCTACTCAATCATCAGAGCCAACTACGTTAATTCCTTTATCCGTGCCTGGTGTTCAGAAGTTTGTGTTTGTAGGTGACCAGAAACAATTGAGTAGTTTCTCGCAGGTTCCTAACCTATCTTTGTCTCTTTTCGAAAGAGTACTTTTAAATGGCACTTATCGTACGCCCCATATGCTTGATACACAATATAGAATGCATCCAATGATCAGTGAGTTCCCAAGAAATAGATTTTATGGAAGCTTATTGAAAGATGGTATAACTGCAGAAGATAGAATCTTGGAAGGAATTCCCTCCAATCCCGTATACTTCTGGGACACTTGTGGAACAGCACAAGAAGAAAGGgtcagaattaatttcCGTGAAGACAGAGGCTACACGTATTCCAACAGAAGTGAGATTTCATATATCACAAAAGTAGTACTAAACTTAATCTATGACAAGGGTATACCTAAATCTGAAATAGGTATTATTACTCCGTATAGAGGTCAACGTGACTTGATTTCGTCAATTCTTGTtaaaaatgatttgattaatcctgaaaaaaatgatattctCGTTGAAGTAGACCGTGATGACATATATAATGAATCGAAACCAGTAACAATTCATACCGTTTCCGAAATAATGATTGCATCTATTGACGCATTCCAAGGACGTGAGAAAAATTTCCTCATCATGTCCTGTGTCAGATCTAACAAAGAAAGCAATATAGGATTCTTGGGTGATGAAAGGAGATTAAATGTTGCATTGACTAGAGCAAAATATGGTTTGATTATTATAGGTGATGTCCAATGTTTACGTGAAGGTAACCCGTTGTGGAGGGAATATTTGGAACATTTGCAGGGTCATGATTCTATACACAAAGACGATGAATTTTTATACtaa
- a CDS encoding DEHA2E21802p (similar to uniprot|P25300 Saccharomyces cerevisiae YCR038C Bud5p GDP/GTP exchange factor for Rsr1P/Bud1p involved in bud site selection): MYQAPHLTAENRHISTSSSVYSPIESEYGFENKYNNIPEDEREEAIEENIEEESMDEFDRRQSSHGSCETGSTQYVSYDDFQPIVQGESNQTLHSYMTANNEGDMSFSSINNSLLRNSQDDLDYNNDETLYPGSGEPDEDATPLVNMPSSFQDPIDDRTPIVGIDGNFGKSGSDNLLNPHGKTTLLPQQDLSRKFQRLSMTLQQSNMATSGDSFQFMNSFQQNIKKANRLSVSNRDSNDRTSSYYQKISEPTPQDEVDEVDEDHVFNGTQSEVSTISNRSSILGYENDYNNAASSADNSPRNSTYSDKPILSNSSSFNFNNVQSEDSSPTSSKSTSGKNSYSNIRGSRISPLKVVKKTSISTMDDDDVPVRKDLLQKIEQIPGDDSKKNVSEKEKVDMFIASMSLEDRNNVEEEQTNGLNIKYTDSSLDPRNKSYDDSDTTAEIDTSDENVNESIPESTVSDNQLDEENLSSLFIRALHPFDSSSLQLESDASICLSFEKDDLAFVHTIDDSGWGEVTMVDSLQRGWIPMNYFTIAVNDDNIDETRSTEDLEEDTGRIPNSVYLKPLFHSCGKFLINPLSHKNRRGRFTFSTRVVNSIRDGVRILLQETDCLSRTNEIVTKREIVRKTRKSLLADWYNLMLKANEFKGTSNFNKIEILTLMVYQVTKKAIAFLQVWSIESRQIIKRENERKLQNDMNSYPLLPSPPQAKQRITEINGLLYSYLGLIIGRLDLIEHNSVGCDILETVTHQVILLLRELLFISKTGSDFSSEKPADLDGSLDALLSLVSDLVSGVKSLIMKTLNESDEDQKNSINEKGVQSTPMKDYYYTQEGGDLIQIAARMIKSISKTISSIRRLLEVTGDFKLNSERSYPDYSKMKVEPEDFVKKCSIGIAKTQMIKGRGLNTLQPPKGKASHRYSMMRSGKSGDLSITPSGANILHDVLQADDSFSSNPEFEKFTTNNKEMTTERHNINDELLVDENGNLLGASFKGLVYTLTNEISPPEYFFVSTFFICFRSFANGIDLIEELITRFEMNHNTFRNNEKSDIGEEMRLKNRRKLIIKMFQLWLESYWNHEADSSLLTTLVNFFNEGISVYLPLDSLKLLEIAARLSSKPLTENQKRNRRPRMDKQLINRSITVTRSNRKSSSGFADNTLSSRYSMVDGYELSRINTKSSTSSLKSMSLSLPLGVGNQTSSSSSLLTKNQSITIEKVNLTFRAILGDSWCPAKYINTKTFIPLSLASILSKWYNVCDQSWVLSNYRPNLLDFNGLELAKQLTLIESHIFCSIKPDELLNQNFTAKRAHLKLAPNIRQSLLFTNCLSGYVLESILQPKINQKMRVNIIKTWLKVAISCLYLRNFNSLASIITSLQSHLITRLAKIWVDLSDKYKELYEYLSGIIHPQKNFNVYRTKLRNFLVSNEYNIPIVPYFSLFLQDLTFVTDGNPNYRKANSFLNQKVINIDKYLKTTRIIADIESLQTSYIDADTNMSNERRRSSLLPGIGASKTTDSDEYNIIPAPPLQELILLELWKVCQLNRKEEDRAWKLSCLIQPRDVS, from the coding sequence ATGTATCAAGCACCTCATTTAACAGCGGAGAATAGACATATTAGTACGTCGTCGAGCGTTTATTCTCCGATAGAATCAGAATAtggatttgaaaataagtACAATAACATACCCGAAGATGAGAGAGAAGAAGCTATAGAAGAAAAcatagaagaagaatctaTGGATGAATTTGACCGTCGCCAATCATCTCATGGTAGTTGTGAGACAGGCAGCACTCAATACGTTTCGTATGATGATTTCCAGCCAATCGTACAAGGAGAAAGCAACCAAACATTACATAGTTACATGACAGCGAACAATGAGGGCGATATGAGTTTCAGTTCCATCAATAACTCATTGCTCAGGAATAGTCAAGATGATTTggattataataatgacgaAACTCTATACCCAGGGAGTGGGGAACCCGATGAAGACGCTACTCCCCTAGTCAACATGCCCTCATCATTTCAGGACCCTATAGATGATAGAACTCCAATTGTGGGAATAGATggaaattttggaaaacTGGGGTCtgacaatttattaaatccACATGGAAAGACAACGCTATTACCTCAGCAGGATTTGAGTAGAAAATTCCAAAGGTTATCTATGACTTTACAACAATCCAATATGGCTACCTCAGGGGATTCATTTCAGTTTATGAATTCTTTTCAGCAAAACATTAAAAAGGCCAACAGATTAAGCGTAAGCAATAGAGATTCAAACGATAGAACAAGTTCTTATTACCAAAAGATTAGTGAACCAACACCACAAGATGAAGTAGATGAAGTGGATGAAGATCATGTATTTAATGGCACACAATCAGAAGTCAGTACAATAAGTAATAGATCAAGTATACTAGGGTATGAAAATGACTACAATAATGCAGCTAGCAGTGCTGATAATTCACCTAGGAATAGTACTTATCTGGACAAGCCTATATTGAGTAATTCTTCtagtttcaattttaataatgttcAGAGCGAGGATAGTAGTCCAACATCTTCAAAAAGTACTAGTGGTAAAAATTCGTACTCTAATATACGGGGTTCTAGAATCTCGCCTCTAAAGGTTGTGAAAAAAACAAGTATTTCTACCATGGACGATGACGATGTTCCAGTAAGAAAGGatttattgcaaaaaattgaacaaattcCAGGCGACGATAGCAAAAAAAATGTATCagagaaagagaaagtGGACATGTTTATTGCTTCGATGAGTCTTGAGGATAGAAATAAtgtagaagaagaacagaCTAATGGTTTAAATATCAAGTATACTGATTCTTCACTCGATCCAAGAAATAAATCATACGATGATTCAGATACAACAGCTGAAATCGACACTTCTGACGAGAACGTTAACGAGAGCATACCAGAATCAACAGTATCAGATAATCAATTGGACGAGGAGAATTTATCATCCTTATTTATAAGGGCATTGCACCCATTTGATTCCTCATCCTTACAGCTTGAATCAGATGCCTCCATATGTTTATCATTCGAGAAAGACGATTTAGCTTTTGTACACACTATTGATGACTCTGGATGGGGCGAAGTGACGATGGTAGATTCATTACAACGGGGCTGGATTccaatgaattatttcacGATTGCagttaatgatgataatattgatgaaacGAGGTCCACGGAAGATTTAGAGGAAGATACTGGAAGAATACCGAACAGCGTTTATTTGAAACCATTGTTTCATTCTTGTGGGAAATTCTTAATAAACCCTTTATCACACAAGAATCGTCGTGGGAGATTTACTTTTTCAACAAGAGTAGTGAATTCAATTAGAGATGGGGTTAGAATCTTATTGCAGGAAACTGATTGCTTATCAAGAactaatgaaattgttaCTAAAAGAGAAATAGTTAGAAAAACTCGTAAATCTTTGCTAGCCGATTGGTATAATTTGATGCTAAAGGCTAATGAATTTAAGGGGACatcaaatttcaacaaaattgaGATATTGACCTTAATGGTTTACCAAGTTACCAAGAAGGCAATTGCGTTCTTACAAGTTTGGTCAATTGAGAGTAGACAGATTATTAAGAGAGAGAATGAAAGGAAGTTACAGAATGATATGAATAGTTATCCTTTGTTACCATCACCTCCACAAGCAAAACAAAGAATAACTGAAATAAATGGATTGTTATATTCTTATTTAGGTTTGATTATTGGAAGGcttgatttaattgaacATAATTCTGTTGGATGCGATATTTTGGAAACAGTCACTCATCAGgttatattattgttaagagaattattgtttatttCCAAAACTGGTTCAGACTTTTCTTCCGAAAAACCTGCGGACTTGGATGGCTCGTTAGATGCGTTATTATCTTTAGTAAGCGACTTAGTTTCAGGCGTGAAAAGTTTGATTATGAAGACATTGAATGAGTCTGATGAAGATCAGAAGAATCTGATAAACGAGAAGGGGGTTCAAAGTACCCCAATGAAAGATTACTACTATACCCAAGAAGGTGGTgatttgattcaaattgCAGCCAGAATGATCAAATCTATTAGTAAAACAATCTCTTCTATCAGAAGGTTATTAGAAGTTACTGGTGACtttaaattgaattcagAAAGATCCTACCCTGACTACTCTAAAATGAAAGTAGAACCAGAAGATTTTGTTAAGAAATGCTCTATCGGAATTGCTAAAACTCAGATGATTAAAGGCCGTGGATTGAATACATTACAACCTCCTAAAGGGAAGGCATCTCACAGATACTCCATGATGAGATCTGGGAAACTGGGTGACTTAAGTATAACACCAAGTGGAGCAAATATACTCCATGACGTACTTCAGGCTGACGATTCATTCAGCTCTAATCccgaatttgaaaaattcactACTAATAACAAGGAAATGACTACTGAAAGGCacaatattaatgatgaattattggtGGATGAAAATGGTAACTTACTAGGAGCATCATTCAAAGGATTAGTTTATACTTTGactaatgaaatttctcCTCCAGAATACTTTTTCGTGTCGACattttttatttgtttcagAAGTTTCGCTAATGGTATTGATTTAATAGAGGAATTAATAACAAGATTTGAAATGAATCACAATACATTtagaaataatgaaaagTCTGACATTGGCGAAGAAATGAGACTCAAGAATAGGAGAAAACTAATCATTAAGATGTTCCAGTTATGGTTAGAATCTTACTGGAATCATGAAGCGGATAGTTCTTTATTAACTACATTAgtaaatttcttcaatgagGGAATATCGGTTTACCTACCTCTAgattctttaaaattattggaaattgCAGCAAgattatcttcaaaacCTTTAACTGAGAATCAAAAACGTAACCGTAGACCAAGAATGGATAAGCAATTGATCAACAGAAGCATCACTGTAACCAGATCTAATAGAAAGCTGTCAAGCGGTTTCGCAGATAATACCCtttcttcaagatattcaatGGTAGATGGTTATGAATTGTCTAGGATCAACACgaaatcatcaacttcGAGTTTAAAATCAatgtcattatcattaccaTTAGGAGTTGGAAACCAAACCTCATCATCAAGCTCATTATTGACTAAAAATCAATCGATAACCATAGAAAAAGTGAATTTGACTTTCAGAGCTATTTTGGGAGATAGTTGGTGTCCAGCGAAGTATATTAATACAAAAACATTCATACCATTAAGCTTGGCTAGTATTTTGAGTAAGTGGTATAATGTTTGTGATCAAAGTTGGGTTCTTTCCAACTATAGACCAAATTTATTGGACTTTAACGGATTAGAGCTTGCTAAGCAGCTTACCTTGATTGAATCACATATCTTCTGTTCTATTAAGCCAGATGAGTTATTAAACCAAAACTTTACCGCCAAGAGAGCTCACCTCAAGTTAGCCCCTAATATCAGGCAATCCTTATTATTCACAAATTGTTTATCCGGCTATGTTTTGGAATCGATTTTACAACctaaaattaatcaaaaGATGAGAGTCAACATTATTAAGACTTGGTTAAAGGTAGCTATATCATGCTTGTATTTGcgaaatttcaattctttggCTTCAATTATCACCTCTTTGCAATCTCATTTGATCACAAGATTAGCTAAGATTTGGGTCGATTTATCTGATAAGtataaagaattatacGAATACTTGTCTGGAATTATCCATCCTCAGAAGAACTTCAATGTGTATAGGACAAAGCTTAGAAACTTTTTGGTGTCCAACGAGtataatattccaataGTTCCGTATTTTTCATTGTTCTTGCAGGATTTAACATTCGTTACTGATGGTAATCCTAACTATAGAAAGGCAAACTCGTTCTTGAACCAAAAAGTTATTAACATTGATAAGTACTTGAAGACTACCAGAATCATTgctgatattgaaagtttACAAACTTCATATATAGATGCTGATACGAATATGTCAAATGAACGCAGGAGAAGTAGTTTATTACCTGGTATTGGTGCTAGCAAAACAACTGATCTGGATGAATATAACATTATTCCTGCTCCGCCTttacaagaattaattctattagaattatGGAAGGTCTGCCAATTAAACAGAAAGGAAGAAGATAGGGCCTGGAAATTGAGTTGTTTGATTCAGCCAAGAGATGTTAGTTAG